Part of the Aquimarina sp. TRL1 genome, GCCGGATTTTCTTTTGAGATACTTATTGATACGATTATAGCAATAATCGCAGCAACTCCAGCGATTTTGAACCAAAGAGGAACAACACGTCTTTTTTTGCGCTGATGTTGTTGAACTTTGATTCTTTCCCAGACAGCAGGGTCAGGAGTAACTTCAAAATCTTTGAATTTTTCCTGAAATAATCTATCTATGTTTTTTTTATCTTTCATCTCCTTTCTTCAACTTGTTGAAGCTTTAGTTTTTCAATAGTTTCTATTTTGTCTTTTAATATATATCTGGCTCGCGCCAGGTTAGATTTTGAAGTTCCGGTAGAAATGTGTAACATCTCGGCAATCTCTTTATGAGAATATCCGTCTAATACATATAGATTAAAAACGAGTCTATATCTATCAGGTAACTCTTGAATAATCTCTAATAAATAGTCTAGAGAGATTTCTTCTTCATCAATTTCTATTTCGATATCTTCTATTTGTTCTTCATTAACGATCTCAAGTACTTTTTGTTTTCTGTACTGTTGTAAAGCTATGTTGATCGTAATTCTTTTCAG contains:
- a CDS encoding RNA polymerase sigma factor codes for the protein MSIDQLIQKCKKKDPRAQELLYKLYSSKLFSICLKYSSSYTAAEDILQDAFITIFDKIGQFKNKGSFEGWLKRITINIALQQYRKQKVLEIVNEEQIEDIEIEIDEEEISLDYLLEIIQELPDRYRLVFNLYVLDGYSHKEIAEMLHISTGTSKSNLARARYILKDKIETIEKLKLQQVEERR